CTTTTTTGGTTTTTCTTTTTTTACTATTTTTTTTGGTTCAACTTTTTTAGGTTTTACAATTTCTTTTTTAGGTTCAACTATTTCTTTTGGTTTAACAACTTCTTTTTTTATTTGTACATGATTTAAAGAAATAGTTTTTAAAGGTTTTGTTTCTTTATGTATAATTTTCTTATCTTCAAAAACTACAAATAAACCGTAAGCTAAACTTCCATATAAAAAAACGGTGATAAAAAAAGAGTTTAAATATCGATTCATTTTTCCGTCACAATAGAAATATTTGAGTATTCGTTTTCTTTTAACATATCTAATACTTTTACAAAAGTATCAAACTTAGATTCTTTATCAGAATTTATATGAATAGGTGTATCTTTAGGGCTTAATAATACATGTTTTTTGATTGCTTCAATTCCTGAAATATCTTTATTTGCAAAAATAGTGTTATCTTTTTTGATTGTAATTACAATCTCTTTTTTAGGTTTCATATCATCTGCACTACTAGCATCAGGTAGTGAAACTGGAATAATTCCTTTTGAAATAAAAGTAGAAGTTAATAAAACAATTGTTAATAAAACTAATAATACATCAATAAAAGGTATTACATTTATTGATTCAAACTTCTTCAGTTTCATATTCACTCTCTAAAACTTCAGCATATCTTCCTAAAATATTATAAAAGATTTGAGAAATAATTGCTACAACTAAGCCAGCAGCTGTAGCTTTTAGTGCAAGTGCTAAGGAACTCATTATTTTTGCAGCTTCAATATCACCATTTCCCATTGTAAAAAATGTAAGCATAATAGCTAATACAGTTCCTAATAATCCAATATAAGGAGAGTTTGATGCGATTGTACCTATTATCGTAAGATTACGAGTAAGTGCTACATCTAAACTTTTTTTATTTTTATATGTTTTTACGTCTAGCTTTTTATAAAAAAACATTCTTTCTATAAAAAACCAAACAGATAAAAAACTCATAAATACTAAAAGTGCAATAACACCATAATCAATTAAATCTTTTAAAACTTCTATATCCATTACTTTTTACCTTTTATTTATTATTGCAAAATTTTTATAAGTTTTTGAAACAACTACTTTTTCACCTTCAGTAAAAATTGATTCATCAACTGAACCATCAATTTCCCAATAAGTTCCTTTATAAAAAATCTTTTGATTTTTTATAATTCCAAAGCCTTTTTCATTTAAAAAATTGTCATTTATCTTTTTTTCTGGGTTTAAAAAACTTTTAAAAATTTTCTTTCGTAATATTGCTAATAACAATAAAGAAATAAAAGAGGCAATTGCAAGTTGCCAAATTCCATCATCAAAAGCATAAAAATATGAGATTAGTGCAGTTAACATAAACC
This sequence is a window from Poseidonibacter parvus. Protein-coding genes within it:
- the exbD gene encoding TonB system transport protein ExbD; this translates as MKLKKFESINVIPFIDVLLVLLTIVLLTSTFISKGIIPVSLPDASSADDMKPKKEIVITIKKDNTIFANKDISGIEAIKKHVLLSPKDTPIHINSDKESKFDTFVKVLDMLKENEYSNISIVTEK
- the exbB gene encoding TonB-system energizer ExbB, which gives rise to MDIEVLKDLIDYGVIALLVFMSFLSVWFFIERMFFYKKLDVKTYKNKKSLDVALTRNLTIIGTIASNSPYIGLLGTVLAIMLTFFTMGNGDIEAAKIMSSLALALKATAAGLVVAIISQIFYNILGRYAEVLESEYETEEV
- a CDS encoding NfeD family protein, translating into MLSVIDPYILLGIGIVLIALEAVITSFILIWFGIGFMLTALISYFYAFDDGIWQLAIASFISLLLLAILRKKIFKSFLNPEKKINDNFLNEKGFGIIKNQKIFYKGTYWEIDGSVDESIFTEGEKVVVSKTYKNFAIINKR